One Frankia alni ACN14a DNA window includes the following coding sequences:
- a CDS encoding glycerophosphodiester phosphodiesterase produces MLAGIVATPLAAAPLVASVAAAGPALAAGAPPAGAPAAGAERRRSTLVIGHRGASGYRPEHTLASYELAARLGADFVEPDLVPTKDGVLVCRHEPEIGGTTNVADHPEFAGRKKTVSLDGVATTGWFTEDFTLAELKTLRAKERLPDVRQENTLYDGLFEIPTFTEVLDLRVRLSKELGREIGVYPETKHPTYFTKAGLPLEQRLVDTLNRYGLNRRDAAVFVQSFETANLAQLRTLGLRTPVVQLLSAEGAPFDLVDAGDKRTYADLVTPAGLRGIAAYATGIGPDKLQVIPKAADGTLGRPTSLVADAHAAGLVLHPYTFRAENTFLPADYRRGTSPNDFGRAIDEQVAYLRAGVDGLFTDQADIGVLARAVAAGQSIAAVQPAPHSAT; encoded by the coding sequence GTGCTTGCGGGAATCGTCGCCACACCTCTCGCCGCCGCTCCGCTCGTCGCCTCGGTGGCGGCGGCCGGGCCCGCGCTCGCCGCCGGTGCACCCCCCGCCGGTGCGCCCGCCGCCGGTGCCGAGCGCCGCCGTTCGACGCTGGTCATCGGGCACCGCGGCGCCTCCGGCTACCGCCCCGAGCACACCCTGGCCTCCTACGAGCTGGCCGCCCGCCTGGGCGCGGACTTCGTGGAGCCCGACCTGGTGCCCACGAAGGACGGCGTCCTCGTCTGCCGGCACGAACCGGAGATCGGCGGGACGACGAACGTCGCCGACCACCCCGAGTTCGCCGGCCGGAAGAAGACGGTGTCCCTCGACGGCGTCGCGACCACCGGCTGGTTCACCGAGGACTTCACCCTGGCCGAGCTCAAGACGCTGCGCGCCAAGGAGCGGCTGCCCGACGTGCGCCAGGAGAACACCCTTTACGACGGGCTGTTCGAGATCCCGACCTTCACCGAGGTCCTCGACCTGCGGGTCCGGCTGTCGAAGGAGCTCGGCCGGGAAATCGGCGTCTACCCGGAGACCAAGCACCCGACCTACTTCACCAAGGCCGGGCTGCCCCTGGAACAGCGCCTCGTCGACACGCTGAACCGCTACGGCCTGAACCGGCGGGATGCGGCGGTGTTCGTCCAGTCCTTCGAGACGGCGAACCTCGCCCAGCTGCGCACGCTGGGGCTGCGCACGCCGGTGGTGCAGCTGCTGTCGGCCGAGGGGGCGCCGTTCGACCTCGTCGACGCCGGGGACAAGCGGACCTACGCCGACCTCGTGACGCCGGCCGGCCTGCGGGGCATCGCCGCCTACGCCACCGGCATCGGCCCCGACAAGCTGCAGGTCATCCCCAAGGCCGCCGACGGAACGCTGGGGCGGCCGACCTCGCTGGTCGCCGACGCGCACGCCGCCGGGCTCGTCCTGCACCCGTACACGTTCCGGGCGGAGAACACGTTCCTGCCGGCGGACTACCGCCGCGGCACCTCGCCGAACGACTTCGGCCGGGCCATCGACGAGCAGGTCGCCTACCTCAGGGCCGGCGTCGACGGGCTGTTCACCGACCAGGCGGACATCGGCGTCCTCGCCCGGGCCGTCGCCGCCGGGCAGTCGATCGCCGCCGTCCAGCCGGCCCCGCACTCGGCGACCTGA
- a CDS encoding acyl-CoA desaturase yields MASVDPAVRAAGARAAGARAVASEPRRKTVSNSFLHRLQRRHFLMFDVLPIAGTAAAVAFLWVQPLGVTEIALLFTFWLVTGLGISVGYHRLFTHRTFKSAPSAAAVLAVCGSMAGQGGVVSWVALHRRHHECSDREGDPHSPNLAGGGLRGRLRGLAHSHFLWMRRHEYPNVAHYAPDLIRNRPLMRVARRYHLWVVLGLLLPALVGGLAHRSWEGAVSGLLWGGLVRMFVLEHTIWAINSFLHMFGTRPYESRENSRNGGIFALLTFGESWHNNHHAFPDSPSFGLTWYRLDPGYWLIRILAAGGLARDIRLPSGQRRAAQRTGRREAAGLDPAT; encoded by the coding sequence ATGGCGAGTGTCGATCCTGCTGTCCGCGCCGCCGGAGCCCGCGCCGCCGGAGCCCGCGCCGTGGCGTCGGAGCCGCGCCGCAAGACGGTCAGCAATTCCTTTCTGCACCGCCTCCAGCGCCGTCACTTCCTGATGTTCGACGTGCTCCCGATCGCCGGTACCGCGGCCGCCGTCGCCTTTCTGTGGGTGCAGCCGCTCGGCGTCACCGAAATCGCGTTGCTGTTCACCTTCTGGCTGGTGACCGGACTGGGCATCAGCGTCGGATATCATCGGTTGTTCACTCATCGCACCTTCAAGTCCGCGCCGTCGGCGGCGGCGGTTCTCGCGGTCTGCGGCTCCATGGCCGGGCAGGGTGGCGTCGTGTCCTGGGTCGCGCTGCACCGTCGGCACCACGAGTGCAGCGACCGCGAGGGCGATCCGCATTCGCCGAACCTCGCCGGCGGCGGGCTACGGGGGCGGCTGCGCGGACTGGCGCACTCGCACTTCCTGTGGATGCGCCGGCACGAATATCCCAATGTCGCGCACTATGCCCCGGACCTGATCCGCAACCGGCCGCTGATGCGCGTCGCCCGCCGCTACCACCTGTGGGTCGTGCTGGGCCTGCTGCTGCCGGCCCTCGTCGGCGGCCTGGCCCACCGCAGCTGGGAAGGCGCCGTCAGCGGCCTGCTCTGGGGTGGCCTCGTGCGCATGTTCGTGCTGGAACACACGATCTGGGCGATCAACTCGTTCCTGCACATGTTCGGTACGCGGCCGTACGAGTCCCGGGAGAACAGCCGCAACGGCGGGATCTTCGCCCTGCTGACCTTCGGGGAATCCTGGCACAACAACCATCACGCCTTCCCCGACTCGCCGTCGTTCGGGCTCACCTGGTACCGGCTCGACCCCGGCTACTGGCTGATCCGGATCCTGGCGGCCGGCGGGCTCGCCCGGGACATCCGGTTGCCGTCCGGGCAGCGCAGGGCGGCCCAGCGGACGGGGCGCCGCGAGGCCGCCGGCCTCGACCCCGCTACCTGA
- a CDS encoding acyl carrier protein, translating into MDAAAREGIAQWCRDHVADILEQPVSEIDLDADFDRLGVDSAVAVSLLIAVEDHYGVDVAPESLFENPTLNALAAHLYDQGAREPVASPDLAQR; encoded by the coding sequence GTGGACGCCGCCGCTCGGGAGGGCATCGCCCAGTGGTGTCGGGATCATGTCGCGGACATCCTGGAGCAGCCGGTGTCCGAGATCGACCTCGACGCTGACTTCGACCGCCTCGGGGTGGATTCGGCCGTCGCGGTCTCGCTGCTGATCGCGGTCGAGGACCACTACGGCGTCGACGTAGCCCCCGAGTCGCTGTTCGAGAACCCGACGCTCAACGCGCTCGCGGCCCACCTGTACGACCAGGGCGCCCGGGAGCCGGTGGCCAGCCCGGACCTGGCCCAGCGGTGA
- a CDS encoding SAM-dependent methyltransferase: MTAPADADRAAGAAAAVRHHYDVGDEFYRLWLDSSLTYSCAMWEPVGGETLDGGGDALAVAQERKLRFHLDAVGADRARAVLDVGCGWGSVLARLAVRHGVPRSVGLTLSERQAAHVRSQALPGVEVRLENWMDYTPQGRFDGIISIGAFEHFATPADPPAEKIRIYREFFTRCHRWLTPDGVLSLQTIAYASMRREQANGFIQREIFPDADLPTLAEITAAAEGIFEVRALHNGRFDYARTCEEWARRLRARRDEAVALVGPDVVARYERYLRLSAVGFRMRRICLLRLVLVPYRGTDVDGPGGPAR; this comes from the coding sequence GTGACGGCGCCCGCCGACGCTGACCGGGCGGCGGGGGCGGCGGCGGCCGTCCGCCATCATTACGACGTCGGCGACGAGTTCTACCGCCTTTGGCTGGACAGCTCGCTGACCTACTCCTGTGCGATGTGGGAGCCGGTCGGCGGGGAGACCCTCGACGGCGGCGGGGACGCCCTGGCGGTCGCCCAGGAACGCAAGCTGCGCTTCCACCTCGACGCGGTGGGGGCCGACCGGGCCCGGGCGGTCCTCGACGTCGGCTGTGGCTGGGGGTCGGTGCTGGCCCGGCTGGCGGTGCGGCACGGGGTGCCGCGGTCGGTCGGCCTCACGCTCAGCGAGCGGCAGGCGGCCCATGTCCGGTCGCAGGCCCTTCCCGGCGTCGAGGTCCGCCTCGAGAACTGGATGGACTACACCCCGCAGGGCCGCTTCGACGGCATCATCTCGATCGGCGCGTTCGAGCACTTCGCCACGCCGGCGGACCCGCCGGCCGAGAAGATCCGCATCTACCGCGAGTTCTTCACCCGCTGTCACCGCTGGCTGACGCCGGACGGCGTGCTGTCCCTGCAGACGATCGCCTACGCGAGCATGCGCCGCGAGCAGGCCAACGGGTTCATCCAGCGGGAGATCTTCCCCGACGCCGACCTGCCCACCCTCGCCGAGATCACCGCCGCCGCCGAGGGGATCTTCGAGGTCCGGGCGCTGCACAACGGTCGGTTCGACTACGCCCGCACCTGCGAGGAATGGGCCCGCCGGCTGCGGGCCCGCCGCGACGAGGCGGTGGCGCTCGTCGGGCCGGATGTCGTCGCCCGCTACGAGCGTTACCTGCGGTTGTCTGCGGTCGGCTTCCGGATGCGCCGGATCTGCCTGCTGCGCCTGGTGCTCGTCCCCTACCGCGGCACCGACGTAGACGGCCCCGGCGGTCCGGCCCGATGA